In one Actinomyces trachealis genomic region, the following are encoded:
- a CDS encoding RNA-binding S4 domain-containing protein, producing MAESLRKSGVGSGGPTSARVDVWLWSVRQLKSRSAATAACKAGHVRINGEPAKPAQHVSVGDEVRLRVEGFDRFLRVEGILVKRVGAPVAQRCYTDFSPPRPSPLDAPVAIIRARGAGRPTKKERRQLDALMGGGRHQDLSSRWDDD from the coding sequence ATGGCAGAAAGCTTAAGGAAAAGCGGTGTGGGAAGCGGCGGGCCGACGTCGGCGCGGGTGGACGTCTGGCTGTGGAGCGTGCGGCAACTCAAGTCGCGTTCGGCGGCGACGGCGGCCTGCAAGGCCGGGCACGTGCGGATCAACGGTGAGCCAGCCAAGCCTGCGCAGCATGTGAGTGTGGGAGACGAGGTGCGTCTGCGGGTGGAGGGATTCGACCGGTTCCTACGGGTGGAGGGCATCTTGGTGAAGCGGGTGGGGGCGCCGGTGGCACAACGCTGCTACACGGACTTCTCACCACCTCGCCCCTCACCTTTGGATGCTCCGGTAGCGATCATCCGCGCGCGGGGCGCGGGCCGTCCTACCAAGAAGGAACGCCGCCAGCTGGACGCGTTGATGGGTGGCGGCAGGCACCAGGATCTCTCATCCCGCTGGGATGACGACTGA
- a CDS encoding cupin domain-containing protein has product MDVIDNGPQPNAFDIEAATTENDTYRTVAWTGRYLQVTLMSIPVGESIGLEVHPETDQFLRIDAGKGRCVMGSAEDKLTFKQEVADGWSIQVPAGTWHDVINTGDEPLKLYTIYAPVHHAQGIVQETAAIAEADEEAGRDEPPTWTVQPEDAGH; this is encoded by the coding sequence ATGGACGTTATTGACAACGGCCCTCAGCCAAACGCCTTCGATATCGAGGCGGCCACAACCGAGAACGACACCTACCGCACTGTCGCATGGACCGGTCGCTACCTTCAGGTCACTCTGATGTCCATCCCGGTGGGCGAGTCCATCGGACTGGAGGTCCACCCCGAGACAGACCAGTTCCTGCGCATCGACGCAGGAAAGGGACGCTGCGTAATGGGGTCGGCCGAGGACAAGTTGACCTTCAAACAGGAGGTTGCGGACGGCTGGTCCATACAGGTTCCGGCCGGCACCTGGCATGACGTGATCAACACGGGTGACGAACCCCTCAAGCTCTACACCATCTACGCGCCCGTGCACCACGCCCAGGGCATCGTGCAGGAGACCGCTGCCATCGCCGAGGCTGATGAAGAGGCGGGCCGCGACGAGCCACCCACATGGACCGTACAGCCTGAAGATGCCGGACACTGA
- a CDS encoding O-acetyl-ADP-ribose deacetylase, whose product MRVELVLGDITTQQVDAIVNAANSGLLGGGGVDGAIHHAAGPELLRACRELRRTTLPDGLPVGQAVATPGFNLPARWVVHTVGPNRDAGETESALLRSAFLRSLECAAALGCRSVALPAVSAGVYGWGADAVASEAIAATKQFAESTGANGGSVGVVRFVLFSATLLDAFVAAQKRLWPQTSLEQSE is encoded by the coding sequence ATGCGAGTAGAACTTGTACTTGGAGACATAACCACCCAACAGGTGGACGCCATTGTCAATGCCGCCAACTCGGGGCTCCTAGGCGGCGGTGGCGTTGACGGTGCGATCCACCACGCCGCGGGGCCGGAGCTTTTGCGCGCGTGCCGAGAGCTTCGGCGCACGACTCTCCCAGACGGCCTGCCTGTGGGGCAGGCCGTAGCCACCCCTGGTTTCAACCTGCCCGCCAGGTGGGTGGTCCACACTGTTGGACCAAACCGAGATGCAGGTGAGACGGAGTCGGCACTGCTGCGCTCAGCCTTTCTTCGCTCTCTGGAATGCGCGGCGGCGCTTGGCTGCCGCAGCGTGGCCTTGCCTGCTGTCTCCGCTGGCGTCTATGGCTGGGGCGCCGACGCCGTCGCCAGTGAGGCCATTGCGGCAACCAAGCAGTTTGCGGAGAGCACAGGGGCCAATGGAGGCAGCGTAGGCGTGGTACGCTTCGTGCTCTTTAGCGCCACCCTACTTGATGCTTTCGTCGCCGCTCAGAAGCGGCTGTGGCCACAGACCAGCCTCGAACAGAGCGAATAA
- a CDS encoding AAA family ATPase, protein MESCLIVICGLPATGKTTVARLIVEDLKAAYLRVDTIETAIARAQHRRTLITGGEGYEVAYHLAADQLRLSLDVVVECVNPIQVTREAWLEVARRCNVKLLEVELVCSDLEEHRHRLENRTLDVVGMRNPSWQEVQDREYEPWHRKHLQLDTARLRPSESAERIITHMSRLGVF, encoded by the coding sequence ATGGAATCGTGCTTGATCGTCATTTGCGGATTGCCAGCCACGGGCAAGACGACGGTGGCCCGTCTGATCGTTGAGGATCTGAAGGCGGCCTACCTGCGGGTGGACACGATCGAGACCGCTATCGCCCGGGCTCAGCACCGACGCACCCTCATTACGGGGGGAGAGGGTTATGAGGTGGCCTACCACCTGGCTGCCGACCAGCTACGCCTGAGCCTTGACGTGGTAGTTGAGTGCGTCAACCCGATCCAGGTGACCCGCGAGGCCTGGCTGGAGGTGGCGCGCCGCTGCAACGTCAAACTGTTGGAGGTTGAGCTGGTCTGTTCTGACCTAGAGGAGCACCGCCACCGTCTGGAGAACCGCACGCTCGACGTCGTCGGCATGCGCAATCCCTCCTGGCAGGAGGTGCAGGACCGCGAGTACGAGCCATGGCACCGTAAGCACCTTCAGTTGGACACCGCCAGACTGCGGCCGTCAGAGTCTGCTGAGCGAATCATCACCCACATGAGCCGCCTGGGAGTCTTCTAG